A single Zootoca vivipara chromosome 1, rZooViv1.1, whole genome shotgun sequence DNA region contains:
- the CHRM5 gene encoding muscarinic acetylcholine receptor M5, protein MEEKLHSNSTIVNGTTPNQKHLEGHSLWEVITIATVTAILSLITIVGNVLVMISFKVNSQLKTVNNYYLLSLACADLIIGIFSMNLYTSYILIGYWSLGSLACDLWLALDYVASNASVMNLLVISFDRYFSITRPLTYRAKRTPKRAAIMIGLAWLISFILWAPVILCWQYFVGERTVPPGECQIQFLYEPIITFGTAIAAFYIPVSVMTILYCRIYRETEKRTKDLAELQGSSSVAEFEMIKPQKALLKSCFGCKQQNLAKRERCQASWSSSSRSTSATAKACQIQNTCHDWSKADQLTTCSSYASSEEEDKHASDPVFQVAYKSPVKSKDDEHQEEKKEAFIKDHPGENDYETPKYFLTPTKGHVKKSSKCVAYKFRLVVKADGAPETNNGCRKVKITPCSATLSKDTTSIKNMDPNINNQITKRKRMVLIKERKAAQTLSAILLAFIITWTPYNIMVLVSTFCSDCIPPTLWHLGYWLCYVNSTVNPICYALCNKTFRKTFKLLLFCQWKKKKMEEKLYWQGNTKLP, encoded by the coding sequence atggaagaaaaattGCACAGCAATTCAACCATTGTCAATGGTACAACCCCTAACCAAAAGCATTTAGAAGGTCATAGCCTTTGGGAAGTAATTACCATTGCTACAGTGACGGCCATTTTAAGCTTAATAACTATAGTGGGGAATGTTCTTGTGATGATATCCTTCAAAGTCAACAGCCAGCTCAAGACGGTGAACAATTACTATTTACTCAGTCTTGCGTGTGCAGACCTTATCATTGGAATATTTTCTATGAATCTTTATACATCCTACATATTAATAGGGTACTGGTCTCTTGGAAGTCTAGCATGTGACTTGTGGCTAGCCCTGGATTATGTAGCTAGCAATGCCTCAGTAATGAATTTACTGGTTATCAGCTTCGACCGATATTTTTCTATTACACGGCCATTAACCTACAGGGCTAAACGCACACCGAAAAGGGCTGCCATCATGATTGGCCTAGCTTGGCTAATTTCATTTATCCTGTGGGCACCAGTAATCTTATGTTGGCAGTATTTCGTTGGGGAACGAACTGTCCCGCCTGGAGAATGCCAGATTCAATTTTTGTATGAGCCCATCATCACCTTTGGTACTGCAATCGCTGCTTTCTATATCCCCGTTTCTGTGATGACTATTTTGTACTGCCGTATTTATAGAGAGACTGAGAAACGGACCAAGGACCTGGCTGAACTTCAAGGATCCAGTTCTGTGGCTGAGTTCGAAATGATAAAGCCACAGAAAGCGCTGCTAAAGTCCTGCTTTGGCTGCAAGCAACAAAATTTAGCCAAAAGGGAGAGGTGTCAGGCTTCTTGGTCTTCATCCAGCCGAAGTACTTCTGCAACAGCAAAGGCATGTCAGATTCAAAATACTTGCCATGACTGGTCTAAGGCGGACCAGCTAACCACTTGCAGCAGCTATGcatcctcagaagaggaagataaACATGCCTCTGACCCCGTCTTTCAAGTAGCTTATAAGTCTCCAGTAAAAAGCAAGGATGATGAACAtcaagaggagaaaaaggaagccTTTATCAAAGACCATCCTGGAGAAAATGACTATGAGACCCCAAAATATTTTCTAACCCCAACCAAAGGCCACGTTAAGAAAAGTAGTAAATGTGTAGCTTACAAGTTCCGATTGGTGGTTAAAGCTGATGGTGCCCCAGAAACTAACAATGGCTGTCGAAAGGTAAAGATCACTCCTTGTTCTGCCACTTTATCCAAGGACACGACTTCCATCAAAAACATGGatccaaatataaacaatcaaaTTACTAAAAGGAAAAGAATGGTCCTTATAAAGGAGCGCAAAGCAGCCCAAACTTTAAGTGCCATTCTTCTAGCTTTCATCATCACTTGGACACCCTACAATATCATGGTTTTGGTCTCCACATTCTGCTCAGATTGTATCCCTCCAACGCTGTGGCACCTTGGCTATTGGCTGTGCTATGTGAATAGTACTGTTAACCCAATCTGCTATGCTCTCTGTAACAAAACTTTCAGGAAGACATTTAAGTTGTTGCTGTTCTGTcagtggaagaagaaaaaaatggaagaaaaattaTACTGGCAGGGTAATACTAAACTGCCTTAA